One Bacillota bacterium genomic window carries:
- a CDS encoding cyclase family protein, with amino-acid sequence MARLVDLTQSWGVLTPTWPYFPSTKVTNFHSHHRDGLQSQIIETNMHSGTHVDAPQHFNPRGWWVHEIPLERLYRPTVVVDLSPLVDDYSIVDREMFLAAAAKAPAIRKGDAVILYYNWHRFNWEGEEPDETRYFCKCPGPSVDLVSYLLEEVEAPWIGADAPSVEHPLWTAIRNYRPDLVEEMEQKFGKPIEELLPRRHFLQSHRRTAARNVLLIENIGRGVDEIVNRRVMVGAFPWKFYRGESSICRLVAFLDE; translated from the coding sequence TTGGCGAGGCTGGTCGACCTGACCCAGAGCTGGGGCGTGCTGACGCCGACTTGGCCCTACTTTCCCAGCACGAAAGTAACCAATTTCCATAGCCACCACCGGGACGGCCTGCAGAGCCAGATCATCGAGACCAACATGCACTCGGGCACGCACGTCGACGCTCCGCAGCACTTCAACCCGCGCGGCTGGTGGGTGCACGAGATCCCGCTGGAGCGGCTCTACCGGCCAACCGTGGTCGTCGACCTGAGCCCCCTCGTCGACGACTACAGCATCGTCGACCGGGAGATGTTCCTGGCCGCCGCCGCCAAGGCGCCCGCCATCCGGAAGGGCGACGCGGTCATCCTCTACTACAACTGGCACCGCTTCAACTGGGAGGGCGAGGAGCCCGACGAGACGCGCTACTTCTGCAAATGCCCGGGTCCCTCGGTGGACCTGGTCAGCTACCTGCTGGAGGAGGTGGAGGCGCCCTGGATCGGCGCCGACGCACCCTCGGTGGAACACCCGCTCTGGACGGCCATCCGGAACTACCGGCCCGACCTGGTCGAGGAGATGGAGCAGAAGTTCGGGAAGCCCATCGAGGAGCTGCTGCCCAGGCGCCACTTCCTGCAGAGCCACCGGCGCACGGCGGCGCGGAACGTGCTGCTGATCGAGAACATCGGGCGCGGCGTGGACGAGATCGTCAACCGGAGGGTGATGGTGGGCGCTTTCCCCTGGAAGTTCTACCGGGGCGAGTCCTCCATCTGCCGGCTGGTCGCCTTCCTGGACGAGTGA
- a CDS encoding alcohol dehydrogenase catalytic domain-containing protein, translating to MSLALREERAGVPERMRALILDGPERFHLGEVPVPRPGPYEVLCRVHAVAICGTDVHIIEGRHPGQWPREYPFIAGHEWSGEVVEAGQMAAAFGWRPGQRVAGTSHAGCGFCRMCREGRYNLCENYGRPELGHRQYGHYSQGAYAEYVVHSIKSVFPLPEALSLDEGALADASSIALWSAERGGVGPGDRVAVVGAGPMGILVAQSARVMGAAQVLV from the coding sequence ATGAGCCTGGCGCTGCGGGAAGAGAGGGCCGGGGTGCCGGAGAGGATGCGGGCGCTGATCCTGGACGGGCCCGAGCGCTTCCACCTGGGCGAGGTGCCGGTGCCGCGACCGGGACCGTACGAGGTGCTCTGCCGCGTCCACGCCGTGGCCATCTGCGGGACCGACGTCCACATCATCGAGGGGCGCCACCCGGGGCAGTGGCCGAGGGAGTACCCCTTCATCGCCGGCCACGAGTGGTCGGGCGAGGTGGTGGAGGCGGGGCAGATGGCGGCCGCTTTCGGCTGGCGGCCGGGCCAGCGCGTGGCGGGCACCTCGCACGCCGGCTGCGGCTTCTGCCGCATGTGCCGCGAGGGCCGCTACAACCTCTGCGAGAACTACGGGCGGCCCGAGTTGGGCCATCGCCAGTACGGCCACTACAGCCAGGGCGCCTATGCCGAGTACGTGGTCCACTCCATCAAGAGCGTCTTTCCGCTTCCGGAAGCGCTCAGCCTGGACGAGGGCGCCCTGGCGGACGCCTCCAGCATCGCTCTCTGGTCGGCCGAGCGCGGCGGCGTGGGGCCGGGTGACCGCGTGGCGGTGGTGGGGGCCGGGCCCATGGGCATCCTGGTCGCCCAGAGCGCCCGCGTCATGGGTGCCGCCCAGGTGCTGGT